From Nonlabens sp. Ci31, the proteins below share one genomic window:
- the frr gene encoding ribosome recycling factor produces MTEEIDFILDSTKENMDNAITHLEKQLLSIRAGKAMPAMLSTVMVDYYGSQTPLTQVANISTPDARTLSIQPWEKGMITEIEKGIMYANLGLNPMNNGESIIINVPALTEERRKDLTKQAKAEGEEAKIGVRNDRKGAMNELKKLDISEDLLKNAEADVQDLTNKYITKIEEHLVVKEKEIMTV; encoded by the coding sequence ATGACAGAAGAAATCGATTTCATACTCGATAGCACCAAAGAAAACATGGATAACGCTATCACACATTTAGAAAAACAATTATTGAGTATACGCGCTGGTAAAGCCATGCCTGCTATGTTAAGTACCGTTATGGTAGATTATTACGGCAGCCAGACACCGCTAACTCAAGTAGCTAACATTTCTACTCCAGACGCGCGTACCTTAAGCATACAACCTTGGGAAAAAGGAATGATTACCGAAATAGAAAAAGGTATTATGTACGCAAACCTAGGTTTGAACCCCATGAATAATGGAGAAAGCATCATTATAAATGTTCCCGCTCTTACAGAAGAACGACGTAAAGATCTTACCAAACAAGCAAAAGCAGAAGGTGAAGAAGCAAAGATAGGGGTGCGTAACGACCGTAAGGGGGCGATGAACGAACTTAAGAAACTCGATATCTCTGAAGATTTACTTAAAAATGCAGAAGCTGATGTGCAAGATCTAACCAACAAGTACATTACAAAAATAGAAGAGCATCTGGTAGTGAAAGAAAAAGAAATCATGACGGTTTAA
- a CDS encoding DUF5686 family protein has product MRLFFGILFLLLCTTAAAQRKGVQEAELLMTKVLISKKKNDPTHKLNSYKYDAYENLKVSGDPEALTGPGYKKTELRKTLKKTGVFFAEKTSQHIYDHIEGYKEVITGANMPGFDEPVYPIYNIDFQSENIYDEKYIIFDQEYISPLNEKSISLYNFQIVKDSLIGGRVVTKLSFSPRVEKGLRLFSGFLYIDQQTYGVAKAVFEKTGALYINAYHEFVYDEMFSLWFNSSRKLYVRQEKTRKEVELFGARLEVGIEKSTNDDQKAAEELYLIMEAVNSNFKTNKSLNYGRRGLKIEVQDSAIDQLDTYWEKYRGEDAFSTTELAQFMNLDSIVDASKITRKLETLDKFKVGYFPVSFVDIDLKYLVKYNDYEAFRLGIGGQTNEKLSESFRINGYLAYGTKDAVFKHKIGIGYRINKEKNTWLNIYKQDDITEFAAESFLTDARVYSLFEPRLINIPTFYLYKEYGMSLQQRLFPSVISELSLSRKRISQTTNYQFIPDNEVFTDYVLAEVSLGARWSPASEYMRTPKGYQEISRGYPILSGQITQGIKGFTESNFNYLKVSAKVEYAFKRPDKSSTEFLLEGHYSAGEVPLTHLYHAYPNAPNRDEILQRFSVAGRRSFETMYFNEFFSDKLTVGQIKHHFAPFNIFSFLKPEMVLISKVAWGDLDNAQRHQNVTINTLEKGYFESGFELNKLLFGFGLSASYRYGAYHLPDFADNVAVKFTFYLEL; this is encoded by the coding sequence ATGAGGTTATTTTTTGGGATTCTGTTTTTGCTTTTATGCACCACCGCAGCTGCGCAAAGGAAAGGTGTGCAAGAAGCAGAATTGTTAATGACTAAAGTCCTTATTTCTAAAAAGAAAAATGACCCCACTCACAAGCTTAATTCTTATAAGTACGATGCTTATGAGAATTTAAAAGTGTCTGGAGATCCAGAGGCATTAACAGGACCAGGTTATAAAAAAACGGAACTGCGTAAAACGCTTAAGAAAACAGGTGTCTTTTTTGCAGAAAAAACCTCCCAACATATTTACGATCACATAGAAGGATATAAAGAGGTGATTACTGGGGCAAATATGCCCGGTTTTGATGAGCCTGTTTATCCTATTTATAATATCGACTTCCAGTCAGAGAATATATACGATGAGAAGTATATCATTTTTGATCAAGAATACATCAGCCCGCTGAATGAGAAGTCTATTTCCTTGTACAATTTTCAAATTGTAAAGGACTCTCTTATTGGGGGAAGAGTCGTTACTAAATTAAGTTTTTCGCCTAGAGTAGAAAAAGGACTTCGTTTGTTTTCTGGTTTTCTCTACATCGACCAGCAAACTTATGGAGTGGCAAAAGCAGTTTTTGAAAAGACAGGAGCTCTTTATATCAACGCTTATCATGAATTTGTTTATGATGAAATGTTTTCGCTATGGTTCAACAGTTCTAGAAAACTTTATGTGCGACAAGAAAAAACCAGGAAAGAGGTGGAACTGTTTGGTGCTCGACTAGAAGTGGGAATCGAGAAAAGTACTAATGATGACCAAAAAGCAGCAGAAGAGCTTTACTTGATTATGGAAGCGGTCAATTCTAATTTTAAAACCAATAAAAGCCTGAATTATGGAAGGCGTGGTCTTAAAATAGAAGTTCAGGACTCGGCTATCGACCAACTAGATACCTACTGGGAAAAATACAGAGGAGAGGACGCCTTTTCTACTACAGAGCTGGCTCAGTTTATGAATTTGGACAGTATCGTAGATGCGTCAAAAATCACTCGGAAACTAGAGACTTTGGATAAATTTAAAGTAGGGTATTTCCCGGTGAGTTTTGTGGATATTGATTTGAAATATCTGGTGAAATACAACGATTATGAAGCTTTTAGATTAGGAATAGGTGGTCAGACGAATGAGAAGTTGAGTGAAAGTTTTAGAATCAATGGTTACCTTGCCTATGGAACTAAAGACGCTGTTTTCAAACATAAAATAGGAATAGGTTACCGCATCAATAAGGAAAAAAATACCTGGCTTAATATTTACAAACAAGATGACATTACAGAGTTTGCCGCAGAGAGCTTTTTGACAGACGCCCGGGTATACTCGCTTTTTGAGCCTAGATTGATCAATATTCCTACGTTCTACTTGTATAAAGAATATGGGATGTCGTTACAACAGCGTTTGTTTCCCTCTGTGATTAGTGAGCTCTCGCTTTCGCGAAAGCGGATTTCTCAAACAACAAATTACCAATTCATTCCAGATAATGAGGTTTTTACAGATTATGTATTAGCTGAGGTTTCTCTTGGAGCAAGATGGAGTCCAGCTAGTGAATATATGCGCACGCCAAAAGGATATCAAGAGATATCTAGAGGTTACCCTATTTTAAGTGGTCAAATTACACAAGGTATTAAAGGATTTACAGAAAGTAATTTCAATTATCTTAAAGTATCAGCTAAGGTGGAGTACGCTTTTAAAAGACCGGATAAATCCAGTACAGAATTCTTATTAGAAGGTCATTACAGTGCAGGGGAAGTGCCGTTAACACATCTTTACCACGCGTATCCTAATGCGCCTAATAGAGATGAGATTTTACAACGATTCTCTGTTGCAGGAAGGCGTAGTTTTGAAACCATGTATTTCAATGAGTTCTTTTCTGATAAGCTTACGGTAGGTCAGATAAAGCATCACTTTGCTCCTTTTAATATTTTTTCTTTTTTAAAGCCAGAAATGGTTTTAATTTCTAAAGTTGCTTGGGGCGATTTAGACAACGCACAACGTCATCAAAATGTAACGATCAATACCTTAGAAAAAGGCTATTTTGAAAGTGGTTTTGAGTTGAATAAATTGCTATTTGGTTTTGGGTTGAGCGCGAGTTACCGTTATGGTGCTTATCATCTTCCTGATTTTGCAGATAATGTGGCCGTAAAATTCACCTTCTATTTAGAGCTTTAA
- a CDS encoding GLPGLI family protein encodes MVKSVSQRVIFLNLIFMIFSFLVANAQGNEKNLKVEYIYANDFFSNIEVLLANDKKSIYIRPALNVKRDESKEPTEDDGNWKLPLQEIKTSSISIFKSKEDSNIYDYTVNLNNERYIVKDSTFSIKWIIDKSVSKKINEFLCFKASTIFRGRSYIAYFTPEIPISFGPFKFDNLPGLVLQVENTDTDIKHSWTAKKIDWVNKNKELPSIEDLDAPAINLYQIYIMNNRIREAKSKRFSSRVPAGVKHSKTEVKNLAIEKTFEWN; translated from the coding sequence ATGGTAAAATCAGTATCACAAAGGGTCATTTTTTTAAATTTAATCTTCATGATTTTTTCTTTCCTTGTAGCTAACGCACAAGGAAATGAGAAAAATTTAAAGGTGGAATACATTTATGCAAATGATTTTTTTTCAAATATAGAGGTGTTACTAGCCAATGATAAAAAGTCTATTTATATAAGGCCGGCTCTTAATGTTAAAAGAGATGAAAGTAAAGAGCCTACAGAAGACGACGGTAATTGGAAATTACCACTTCAAGAAATCAAAACAAGTTCTATCTCAATTTTTAAATCAAAAGAAGATAGCAATATTTACGACTATACCGTAAATTTAAATAATGAAAGATATATTGTTAAAGATTCCACTTTTTCAATAAAATGGATTATTGACAAGTCTGTTTCTAAGAAAATCAATGAGTTCTTGTGCTTTAAAGCTTCAACAATATTTAGAGGTAGGAGTTATATAGCCTATTTTACGCCAGAAATACCTATATCATTTGGACCTTTTAAATTTGATAATTTGCCTGGACTAGTACTACAAGTAGAAAATACTGATACTGATATTAAACACAGTTGGACTGCAAAGAAAATTGATTGGGTAAATAAAAATAAAGAGTTACCATCTATAGAAGATTTAGATGCTCCCGCAATAAATCTTTATCAAATTTATATTATGAATAATCGAATTAGAGAAGCTAAAAGCAAAAGATTTTCTTCAAGAGTTCCTGCTGGTGTGAAACACTCAAAAACAGAAGTAAAAAACCTAGCTATTGAAAAAACTTTTGAGTGGAATTAA
- a CDS encoding GLPGLI family protein, with translation MVKKIIYLIFLCFSCFSFGQKNVLIAKYNYTDISGSRIETLTADEKIAFYQVISKPDLNKEKSNPKIRIEGDNIFVEDFSNHIFSNFIFLSNSKDENFTYLKNLDNELIVHDSMPELNWKLLNEEKLIDKYNCKKAEVQFRGRKFTAWYAPKIAVPFGPFKFKGLPGLIINMESTYNGSTLYWNLTSLRYDNSIVVPSISSFDGKEITLREVLTNETNERNDRSKRTVAKMGRGIRQTKVTLERLGAERIYEWETEDEEKK, from the coding sequence ATGGTAAAAAAAATTATTTATTTAATTTTTCTCTGTTTTAGCTGTTTTAGCTTTGGTCAGAAAAATGTTTTAATCGCAAAATATAATTATACAGATATTAGCGGGAGTAGAATTGAAACATTAACAGCTGATGAGAAAATAGCTTTTTATCAGGTAATCAGTAAACCAGATTTAAATAAAGAAAAATCAAATCCTAAAATTAGGATAGAAGGGGATAATATTTTTGTAGAAGATTTTAGCAACCATATTTTTTCTAATTTTATTTTTCTATCCAATTCTAAAGATGAAAACTTCACTTATTTAAAAAATCTCGACAATGAACTAATTGTTCATGATAGTATGCCTGAATTAAATTGGAAATTACTCAATGAAGAAAAGTTAATAGATAAATATAATTGTAAAAAGGCTGAAGTCCAATTCAGAGGTAGAAAATTTACTGCGTGGTATGCCCCAAAAATAGCTGTTCCTTTTGGACCATTTAAATTTAAAGGTTTACCAGGTCTTATTATTAATATGGAGTCTACTTATAATGGTAGCACTTTATATTGGAATCTTACATCTTTAAGATATGATAACTCTATAGTGGTTCCTAGTATAAGTAGTTTTGATGGTAAAGAAATTACTTTAAGAGAAGTCTTAACCAATGAAACAAACGAGAGAAATGATCGCAGTAAAAGGACTGTTGCAAAAATGGGAAGAGGTATTCGTCAAACTAAAGTAACCTTAGAGAGACTTGGTGCAGAAAGAATCTATGAATGGGAAACCGAAGATGAAGAAAAAAAGTAA
- a CDS encoding efflux RND transporter permease subunit, producing the protein MQKLFSFRFWNSIARLILRNREIILGLIVIITIAFATQWKYMQFTHTEANLLPDDHPINEEYNKFLDKFGEEGNLIILGVENKNLDNFKSFNAWNELADSIATFEEVELVLSTSNLPNLSKTEDNTQFIIEPVLKEVLKDNDELIAFKKKLFNDLPFYKNLIYSENDSVIRTAIYLKKEIVNTKERADFVIDKFQPLVQEYSTKNELDIRTSGMPYIRTLNSQNIVDEIGMFLIAALAITSGIFFFFFRSWRATFISILTVIIGVMWAFGILGWIGYEITVLTALIPPLIIVIGIPNCIFLINKYQQEIKKHGNQALSLQRVITKVGNATLMTNLTTASGFATFIFTESKLLVEFGVLASICIIAIFLLSLMIIPIVYSYLPIPKERHLQHLGKTWINGFVSWNERMVKKKRIPIYITSVVVLILSFIGIYQIKVSGSLIEDMPKGMQFYKDIKFFEESFDGIMPLEIVVYSKNEKVTALKTLKKLNKLEEHIIETPELSRPMSLVSAVKFSKQAFYGGDPEYFDLPSTYDALTMAQLVKKSAKDISLMKSFVDSTGQYARVTTFMKDMGTDRMERVEENLREKIKTIFPEDRYEVTITGKALVFQKGTDYLVNNLILSLSLAIVLIALFMAWMFKSLRMIFVSLVPNLLPLLITAGLMGYLGVPIKPSTILVFSIAFGISVDDTIHFLAKYRQELIANNWKIKRSVYAALKETGVSMFYTSIVLFFGFLTFTFSSFGGTVALGALVSATLLFAMAANLLLLPSMLLSLERSIANERTFKKPAIPLIEPVQGEEED; encoded by the coding sequence ATGCAAAAGTTATTTAGTTTTAGATTTTGGAACAGTATTGCTAGACTGATACTGCGCAATAGGGAGATCATTCTCGGGCTTATTGTGATCATAACTATCGCTTTTGCCACACAATGGAAGTACATGCAGTTTACTCATACGGAAGCAAATCTTCTTCCAGACGACCATCCCATAAATGAAGAGTACAATAAGTTTTTAGATAAATTTGGTGAAGAAGGAAACCTTATTATTCTAGGGGTAGAAAATAAAAATTTAGATAACTTTAAAAGCTTTAATGCTTGGAATGAGTTGGCAGATTCCATAGCCACTTTTGAGGAAGTAGAATTAGTGCTTTCCACTTCTAACCTACCTAATCTGTCAAAGACAGAAGATAATACTCAATTTATTATAGAGCCTGTTCTTAAAGAAGTTCTTAAAGATAATGACGAATTAATAGCTTTTAAAAAGAAGCTCTTTAATGATTTGCCTTTTTATAAAAACCTGATCTATTCAGAAAATGATAGCGTGATACGTACCGCTATTTATTTAAAGAAGGAGATTGTAAACACAAAGGAGCGCGCAGACTTTGTCATCGATAAATTCCAACCGCTTGTTCAAGAATATTCCACTAAAAATGAGTTGGATATCAGGACCTCTGGAATGCCTTATATCAGGACGCTCAATTCTCAGAATATTGTTGATGAGATAGGCATGTTTTTGATCGCTGCATTGGCAATTACTTCAGGAATTTTCTTCTTTTTCTTTAGATCCTGGCGAGCGACTTTTATCTCCATCCTAACCGTTATAATAGGAGTGATGTGGGCTTTCGGTATTTTAGGATGGATAGGTTATGAAATTACGGTTCTCACGGCATTAATTCCGCCATTGATTATTGTGATCGGGATTCCCAATTGTATTTTCTTGATCAATAAATACCAGCAAGAAATAAAAAAACACGGTAATCAAGCCTTGTCATTGCAACGGGTCATTACTAAAGTAGGTAATGCCACTTTGATGACTAACCTTACAACTGCCAGCGGATTTGCGACTTTTATCTTTACAGAAAGCAAGTTGTTGGTAGAATTTGGTGTGTTAGCCAGTATATGTATTATCGCTATATTCTTGCTGAGTTTGATGATTATTCCAATTGTCTATAGTTACTTGCCTATCCCTAAGGAACGTCATTTACAACACCTTGGCAAAACCTGGATCAATGGTTTTGTATCTTGGAATGAACGTATGGTTAAGAAAAAGCGCATTCCCATTTATATCACTAGTGTTGTTGTTCTAATTTTGAGTTTTATAGGGATCTATCAAATCAAAGTTTCTGGGAGCTTGATAGAAGACATGCCTAAAGGAATGCAATTTTATAAGGATATCAAGTTTTTTGAAGAGAGCTTTGATGGAATTATGCCACTGGAAATAGTAGTTTACAGTAAAAACGAAAAAGTTACTGCTCTTAAAACACTGAAAAAACTAAACAAACTAGAAGAGCATATCATTGAAACACCAGAGCTTTCCCGACCTATGTCACTGGTGTCTGCCGTTAAATTTAGTAAGCAGGCTTTTTATGGTGGCGATCCAGAATATTTTGATTTACCATCCACTTATGATGCACTTACCATGGCTCAACTGGTAAAGAAAAGCGCTAAGGATATTTCCTTAATGAAAAGCTTTGTGGACAGTACCGGACAATATGCACGTGTGACTACGTTTATGAAGGACATGGGGACAGACCGCATGGAACGCGTAGAAGAAAACCTAAGAGAAAAAATAAAAACCATTTTTCCAGAAGACCGCTATGAAGTCACTATTACTGGAAAGGCGTTGGTCTTTCAAAAAGGAACCGATTATCTCGTTAATAATTTGATACTTTCTTTATCACTGGCCATTGTGCTCATCGCTCTTTTTATGGCGTGGATGTTCAAGTCGCTGCGCATGATATTTGTATCGCTGGTGCCAAACCTTTTGCCATTATTAATCACAGCTGGACTGATGGGGTATTTAGGAGTACCTATTAAGCCTTCCACAATTCTAGTATTTTCCATTGCTTTTGGTATTTCTGTAGATGACACGATTCATTTTTTAGCTAAATACCGTCAAGAGCTTATTGCAAACAACTGGAAAATCAAGAGGTCTGTTTACGCAGCCTTAAAAGAAACCGGTGTGAGTATGTTTTATACGTCCATAGTTTTGTTTTTTGGATTCTTAACATTTACATTTTCTAGTTTTGGAGGTACGGTTGCTTTGGGAGCCTTAGTGAGTGCTACCTTGCTTTTTGCCATGGCAGCAAACTTATTGCTACTGCCTAGTATGTTGCTTTCTCTGGAAAGAAGTATTGCCAACGAGCGCACGTTTAAAAAACCAGCGATTCCGCTTATCGAGCCAGTGCAGGGTGAGGAAGAGGATTAG
- the pyrH gene encoding UMP kinase — protein MKYNRVLLKLSGEALMGERQYGIDPKRLAEYAEEIKEVTDLGIEVAVVIGGGNIFRGVAGASNGMDRVQGDHMGMLATVINGLALQSALEDAGVPTRLQSAIRIDEVAEPFIRRKAMRHLEKGRVVIFGGGTGNPYFTTDSAAVLRAIEIEADVILKGTRVDGIYTADPEKDATATKFDFITFDDVLRKGLKVMDTTAFTLSQENELPIIVFDMNTHGNLLKLLNGENIGTKVQL, from the coding sequence ATGAAATACAACCGCGTCTTATTAAAACTTTCTGGAGAAGCCTTAATGGGCGAGAGACAGTATGGTATCGATCCAAAACGCCTGGCAGAGTATGCCGAGGAGATTAAAGAAGTGACTGATCTAGGAATTGAAGTTGCCGTAGTAATAGGTGGTGGAAATATCTTTAGAGGAGTTGCTGGGGCAAGTAATGGAATGGATCGCGTACAAGGGGATCACATGGGAATGCTGGCAACGGTCATTAATGGCCTGGCATTACAAAGTGCTTTAGAAGATGCTGGTGTGCCTACTAGGCTGCAAAGCGCCATTAGAATTGATGAAGTGGCAGAGCCATTTATACGTCGTAAAGCGATGCGACATCTGGAAAAAGGACGCGTAGTCATCTTCGGAGGTGGAACTGGTAACCCTTATTTTACCACAGATAGTGCCGCAGTGCTTAGAGCCATAGAAATTGAAGCAGATGTCATTCTTAAAGGAACCAGAGTAGATGGAATTTATACTGCAGATCCTGAAAAGGACGCCACAGCAACTAAATTTGACTTTATAACCTTTGATGATGTCTTGCGTAAAGGTCTTAAAGTAATGGATACGACTGCTTTTACCTTAAGTCAGGAAAATGAATTACCTATCATCGTTTTTGACATGAATACCCACGGAAATTTACTCAAGCTGTTGAACGGTGAAAACATAGGAACTAAAGTACAATTATAA